One genomic region from Candidatus Babeliales bacterium encodes:
- a CDS encoding glycosyltransferase, which yields MKISIIIPAHNEENRIERTVRAYYQFFTKKNISFELVIVLNGCTDKTFDVIERVRNDLNDHLIIILDLEQAGKGFAIKAGFANALTRDNDLIGFVDADMATAPDAFYDLVTNIGNNDGVIASRYIPGAQIYPPRPAYKRYGSRIIYEPFVWLLFGLSYYDLQCGAKLFKRAVLEHINSQLTVTQWAFDVELLYLCKKSHYTIREIPTTWHDQADSKLTLRGGLRMFSALLKVWWQHQFFN from the coding sequence ATGAAAATAAGCATTATCATTCCCGCGCATAATGAAGAAAATCGCATTGAAAGAACAGTGCGTGCCTATTATCAATTTTTTACAAAAAAAAATATTTCTTTTGAACTTGTTATTGTCCTCAATGGATGCACCGATAAAACTTTTGATGTTATTGAACGTGTACGTAATGATCTAAATGATCACTTAATCATCATTCTTGATTTAGAACAAGCCGGCAAAGGATTTGCTATAAAAGCAGGATTTGCTAATGCCCTAACACGTGATAACGATCTCATTGGATTTGTTGATGCTGATATGGCAACTGCGCCTGATGCATTTTATGATCTTGTTACTAATATCGGCAATAATGATGGCGTTATTGCGAGTCGTTATATCCCTGGAGCGCAAATATATCCCCCTCGTCCTGCATATAAACGTTATGGAAGTCGTATTATTTATGAACCGTTTGTATGGTTGTTATTTGGATTATCATATTATGATTTGCAGTGTGGTGCAAAATTATTTAAACGCGCAGTACTTGAACATATTAATTCACAGTTGACAGTGACTCAATGGGCTTTTGATGTTGAATTACTTTATTTATGTAAAAAATCTCATTACACAATTAGAGAAATTCCAACAACGTGGCATGATCAAGCTGATAGTAAATTAACGTTGCGCGGTGGATTGCGTATGTTTAGCGCTCTTCTTAAAGTTTGGTGGCAACATCAATTTTTTAATTAA